Within Hydrogenophaga sp. PAMC20947, the genomic segment GCGATGTTAAATCATCATCGCCACACTGTGCACACTGGTCAAGTTTCCAACCGGTTCACACTTGAAAAAATGGCGTGAAAGGTCTTAGTTCGTTGATACGCCAAGCAGGTCGGCCAGGGCCTGGGTGTCCATGGAGCCTGCCTTGGTCACCACCTGACCCGTGCGGGTGTTCTTTGCCACAATGAACGGGACCGACTGAGCACCCAGGCTGTCCAGCAGGCGGGTGTTGGCCTTGATCGCTTCGTCGATCTCTGCAGGCACGCTGGCCGAAGCGGCCATGCCGCCTTGACCAGCCAGCAACGATTTTTCGTGTGCCGTCATGGCTTCGATGGGGTCGGCTGCCTGCAACAGGGCGGCGCCCTGGGGCAGGCTCTTGGCGCCCAGCAACGACACCGGGGCCCAGATGAACTTCACCTTGCTGTGCAGCGGCAGTGAGGCTTCCCACAGGTGGCTGCAATGGGGGCACTGGGGATCGAACAGCACATAAACGGGGTTGGCGCCCATCAACGCACCTGCGGTGAAGCCTTTGGCGGCCGCTGCCACGGCGTCGTAGGCCTGGGCTTGCGCGATGGACGCAGACGCGCTGGCCGATGGGGTTGACGCCTCAGGCGAGCAGGCGCTCAGTGAAATCGCGAGCAGAGCGGCCAGGGGCAGGGCGAGGTAACGGGCTTGCATGGGGTGTGACAGAAATGAGGTGAAGGAAACTTGGAGCGACCTTGCAACTTTAAGGTCCACAAGGTCAGACACTCCATTTTGCCCCTAGACGCCAACTCAGGTGAACGAACGGGATTGACCCATCTGACCCAGGCGCTGGGTGATCTGGAAAAACTCCTCCACCATGCCCGAGATGATCTCTTCGGCTGTTTTGACACGGTCGATCAGTGCCACGCTCTGGCCAGCCAGGGCGGGCGCAGCCTCCATGTCGCCATCAAAGTACACGCGCTGTATGCCCTGAAAGGTATCGGGCGGCATCACGCCGGCTTCGTGGATGGCCGCGGTGCGCTCGGATTTGAGGGCGCGGATGCAGGGGCTGGATTTTTTGTTCAGCACCCAGGTACTGGTGTCGCCAGCCGACACGATGGCCTGCTTGAAATTCTCATGCACCGGGCTTTCCGCGCAGCTCACAAAACGGGTGCCCATCTGCACTGCCTCAGCGCCCACTGCAAAGGCAGCGGCCATGCCGCGCCCGTCCACGATGCCGCCGGCGGCCACCATGGGCACATTCACCCGCGCCCGGATGGCCTGCAGGAGCACCAGAGTGGAGACTTCTTCCGGGTTCTTGAATCCCCCGCCTTCGCCGCCTTCAACCACCAACCCATCGATGCCGGCGTCCACGCACTTGAGTGCGGTTTCCACGGTGGGCACTGCGTGGTACACGGTGATGCCGGCACTTTTGAGCGGTGCGATGAACTTGGCCGGGCTGCCCGCCGAGGTGGTCACGAACTTCACACCCGACTCACAGACGAAACGCAGCATGGCGTCGTCTTTGAGAAAACGGATCGGCAGGTTGACGCCAAAGGGCAGGCCCAGGGCGGCCATTTTGGTGATTTCGGCCTGGCAGTTCGCAGTTTCGCCCGACGAGGTTTCAATGATGCCCAGACCGCCTGCGCGCGAAACGGCCGAGGCCAGCTGGGTCCGTGCGATCCAGCCCATGGGCGCCTGGATGATGGGGTAACGGGCACCAGTGTGGGCGAGGACGCGGTTCGTGAGGGGGGCGGTCATGGGTCTCCTAGGGGGCATTATTGGAATAAAACCGCCATTGTTGGGCCTCTGACCGCGCGCTCTTGTCGCTCTCGTTACCGCTCCAGCGCGCCGGTCTGTCTGGCGCTGTTTGGCCATGTCGACGGGCCACCACCTGCGGCGAGGGCTGGCCAGTGGCAGCGGATCCCCCGCTCAGTGGCTCAGCAAGATGTGGGCGATCAGGCCCGTGGCCACCGCCACCAGCACATAGTCTGCGCCCACCTGCACCCATTGATGCCCACGGGGAGGGGCTTTGAGGTGGTGACGTTGGTAGTTGACCACGACGTATTGCGGGCTTCGCAGCGCACTGGGCATGTGGTGCCCGCGGCGGAATTCAGGGCCGCGGGCGCTGTAGTAGTAGGCCGGTGCCCTGCGGTCGTGATCTCGGCTGTAGCGGCGGTCGTTGCGGTCGTCACGGCGGTCTTCCCGGCGCTCGGCGCGGTCCTCCCTGCGGTCCCGGCGATCGTCGCGCCTGTCTGCACGGCGATCTTGCCGGTGGTCCTGCCGTGCCTCGCGCCGATCCTCACGCCGCTCCGAGCGGTTGTCCCGGCGGTCGTGTTGGGACGGCTGGATCACGATGACGTTGCCGTGCTTGCCGGTCGCCTCGGCAAATGAAGGCAGGGCGCTCAGACCGAGCGTGGCGGCGACAGCGGTGGCGAGAAGGCGTCGGTAGAACATGTGGTGGCTCCGTTTGGTTGGGATGACCTGATCATGGCCGCGCCCTGTGTCTGGTGTGTAAATTCTCAGGACGCTGCAGGCAAAGAAGTGTTGCCGCTTGTAATGGGCGGGCCACCGCTCTGCTCTGGCAGTGTCGTTTCCTTGGCCCGCAATTTGGCACCGATGTATTCCCCGTGGGTCACATGGAGCAGACCGGCCACTTTGCTGATCACATGCTGCTCATGGGCGTCGAGGTGGGCGTCGGCGTAGGCTACTTCCCACATGGTCTCCACGACACGGATCTTTTGGGCTTGTGTGAAGTGATCGTTGAGTTGCCCGGTGAAGCGCTGGTAGTCGTAAGCGGTCTTGGCGGTGTCCAGGGCGATCTCGATCAGGCGGCTCACCTCCTGGGGGGGCAGGCTGAAGCGGGTCTTGAGCGCATTCAGGATCGCGCGCCGTTCAACATCGGCCAAGGTGGGTTCGGCGCGCATCACTTCCACCAGCAGCACTGCGGTGGCCAGCTGGAGTTCGTGCTCGGTGTCGGCCGCAGAGGTGGGGCCATCGGGTTGCAGCAGGGTTTGAAAGAGGTCTTTGAGGTGTTGGAGCATCGGATGGTGTGATCGGTGTTTAACCGAGGTTGTTCATGGGTCGCACCGCCGGTGCGGCATGCCGCATGGGCCGTGGCTTTCGGGTCTTTTTTTGTCCTTCTTCCTCGCCATTGGCCATGCTATTCACGCCTCGGGCAGGTCAAAATTGCGCCCGAACGCCTTGCACCACAGCCCCGCGCCCCAGTGGACAATCTCGGCTCAAGCTTGGCAGACCGCTCACAGGCGGCAAGGTTCCCCGGTTTTTCTTTCAGGCGCGGGTCCGAAAACCCTGCAGGCCCGCTCCAGCAGCGATGCCGAGCAGCGCCCACAGCAGGCTCCAGTTGCCCGTGCCCAGGCCCGCAATGGCTGGGCCTGGACAGACACCACACAGACCCCAGCCCACACCAAACACGGCGGCGCCGGTCACGGTGTCGCGATTCCAGTGGCTCGCGTGGTGCTGAAAACGGCCGCCGAGCAGTGGCTGCTTTAGCCAGCGGGGCACCAGTTGGTAGCCCACCAGCGTAACCGCGACACCGCCACCCATCACCAAGGCCAGACCCAGGTCCTGAAAACGCAGGAAGCTCAGCACCACTTCGGGCTTCACCATCGTGGACAACGCCAGCCCAAACCCGAACAAGGCTCCCGCAACCAGAACCGCGATGACCTGGCGCCATGTCATGGAGTGAGCCGGGTTCATGACAGGCCCCATGCGACGAGGTTGGCCGTGATGAAGGCGGTGGCCATGAAGGTCAGCACGGCCAGCAACGAAGGCCATTGCACCGAGCCCAGGCCACAGATGCCGTGGCCCGAGGTACAGCCATTGCCCAGGCGGGCGCCAAAGCCCACGAGGAACCCGCCGATCAGCAACGCCCACACCGGCACTTCGGTGCTGCCGGGTGTGCCGTCAGACACCAGCCACCACCACAGCGCAGCGCCCAGGACCAGGCCTGCCGCATAAACGAGCCGCCAGTCGCGTGTACTGGTGTAGCGGGCTTGCTGAAAGTAGGGGTGCATCGACACATACGACCAGGTGCTGGAAAACACCGAGCTCATGCCGCCCACCCATCCGGTGAACACAAAGAGCAAGGACACGCCGGCGCCAATGGCCAGGCCGCCCAGCAGGTAGTGTTGCCACCCCAGTGGGAAGAGGGAAAGGGAGAGTTCGTTCATGGCGGCGGATTATCCGCCGCCTGGCCTGGGCGCGGTTTTCACTGAGATGCATCCCGTGGACAATCCCGGGATGCACACTCTGGATCAACTGCGCAGCGGCGCGCTCGCCGGCGCGAAACGGCTCGACCTGTCAGGTGGCTTGACCCGCCTGCCCGATGAGGTCTTTGATCTTGCGGACACGCTGGAGGTGCTCAACCTCAGCGGCAACCGGCTGACCGATCTCCCGCCCCACATGGGGCGCCTGCGCAAGCTGAAGATCGTCTTCGGCTCGAACAACCTGTTTGAACACCTGCCGGAATCGCTGGGCGAATGCGAAGCCCTGCAAGTGGTGGGCTTCAAAGCCACGCGCATTCGCAGCGTGAGCGCTGCGGCCTTGCCGCCGGCATTGCGCTGGCTGATCCTCACAGACAACGCCCTTGAGCACCTGCCCGATGCGTTGGGGGAGCGGCCCGCCCTGCAAAAGCTGATGCTGGCCGGCAACCGCCTGCGGGCGCTGCCCGAAGGCCTGGCCAATGCCAACCGCCTGGAGTTGCTCCGCCTGTCGGCCAACCGGTTCGAGCGCTTGCCGGGTTGGCTCACCCAGTTGCCCCGCCTGGCCTGGCTGGCGTTGTCCGGCAACCCCCTGGGCTGGCAGCTGGCGCAGGCTGAGCCGCTGCAGGGCGTGTCTTGGTCGGAACTCGGCGTGTTTGAACGCCTGGGTGAGGGTGCTTCTGGCCATATTTACCGGGTGGAGCTTGAGAATGGCCAGAGTCGCGCACTGAAGCTGTTCAAAGGCGCTGTCACCAGCGACGGGTTGCCGGAACACGAGATCGCCGGATCCCTCGCCGCTGGCCCGCATCCGGCTTTGTGTACGCCCGTGGCTGAGTTGCAGGGCCATCCCGAAGGCACACCCGGCATGTTGTTGCCCCTGATCCCCTCGACGCACACTGTGCTGGCCGGGCCGCCCAGCATGGTTTCCTGCACCCGCGACGTTTACGCCGCGGGTTTCCAGCTGTCGGCGACGCTGGCACTGGCGCTGGCACGCCAGGTCGTGGGTGGGCTGGCCCATTTGCACGCCCGCGGGGTCATGCATGGCGATTTCTATGCGCACAATATCCTATGGAATGCTGACTCGGGCGACGCGTTGCTGAGCGACATGGGCGCCGCCACCGTGCTGCCGGCCTCACCACCCACGCTGCGCCGTGATTTTTTGTCGCTGGAGGTGCGCGCGGTGGGTTGCTTGCTGGAGGAACTGGTGCAGCATGTACCGGTTGATGATTCGGACGCCACCAGCTTGCGCCTGTTGTCGCAGGCGGCTGAAGCCTGCCTTTCGCTGGATCCTGCTGTGCGGCCCGCGCTGGCCGATCTGGTGCAACCCTGGGGTGTTTGAACCATGTGCACCAATTACACCCCCGCCACGCCCCGGCAGTTGATCGCTTTGGGCGACTGGGCGGCTGGCGTGTTGCCCGAAGGATCGTGGCCCGAGGAAACCTATCCTGGTTACCTGGCGCCTGTCGTTGTGCAAGGGACGCCTGGCGGACCGCAGTCCGCCTCAGCGTGCGACATCCGGCTGGCCCGTTTCGGATTGATTCCACGCTGGTGTCGGGACGCCGCTCACGCGGCAATGGTGGGGCGCGGGACCTACAACGCACGCACCGAAACCGTGACCGATAAACCCAGTTTTCGCAGCCCCTGGCTGGAGCGGCGATTTGCGCTGGTGCCCATGCAGCACTATTTTGAACCGTGCTGGGAGACGGGCCGATCGGTGCGCTGGCGCATTGCGCGGGCCGATGGCGAGCCCTTTTTGGTTGCGGCTTTGCATGAGCTCTGGACAGACCCCCTGAGCCAGGAGCACACCCACAGTTTTACCCTGCTGACCCGCAATGCCGATACCCACCCTGTGCTCCAGCGCATGCACCGCCCCGCCGACGAAAAACGGCAGGTGTGCATCGTGTCGAGCCAGGACGCCCACGACTGGCTGGATTCGCCGGCAGATCGCGCCTTGCCTTGGTTGATGCAGCGCGATGGGCCGGAGCTGACCGGTACGCCGGCACCGTTGCGCGAAGACCCTCAGGCGGTCTTGCCTTTTTGAGGAGGAGCCCGGTTCAGGCCTGGGCAAAAATCAGCAGCAGGTTGTTGGCGGGCATGTTGAGGCGGTGCTCCAGGTGCAAACCTGCCTCCTGTGCCGCATTTTTCACCGCCTCAAGGTCCCGCAAACCCCAAGCGTGATTCTGGCTGCGCAAGGAGGTATCGAAGGCGAGGTTGCCAGGCGCCGTGTCCACATCAGCCTCGAGAAACGGCCCGTAGACGAGTAACACCCCACCCGACCGCAGGTGGCGCGCTGCGCCCTTCATCAGGGCCGCGCAGGCGCTCCAAGGCGCGATGTGCAGCATGTTGGCGCAATACACCGCGTCAAAGGGGTTTTGAAAGGCGCTGGCCAGGGTCTCGTCGGAGCTGGGCCAGACGGGCTCGCTCACATCGAGCAGGCATGGGGCCAACACGTTGCCTGCTTGCAGCGCACGCGTCCAGGCGGCGATGGTCGGCAAGGCCGCGCTGTTCACTTCGGT encodes:
- a CDS encoding thioredoxin fold domain-containing protein, translating into MQARYLALPLAALLAISLSACSPEASTPSASASASIAQAQAYDAVAAAAKGFTAGALMGANPVYVLFDPQCPHCSHLWEASLPLHSKVKFIWAPVSLLGAKSLPQGAALLQAADPIEAMTAHEKSLLAGQGGMAASASVPAEIDEAIKANTRLLDSLGAQSVPFIVAKNTRTGQVVTKAGSMDTQALADLLGVSTN
- a CDS encoding nitronate monooxygenase family protein — encoded protein: MTAPLTNRVLAHTGARYPIIQAPMGWIARTQLASAVSRAGGLGIIETSSGETANCQAEITKMAALGLPFGVNLPIRFLKDDAMLRFVCESGVKFVTTSAGSPAKFIAPLKSAGITVYHAVPTVETALKCVDAGIDGLVVEGGEGGGFKNPEEVSTLVLLQAIRARVNVPMVAAGGIVDGRGMAAAFAVGAEAVQMGTRFVSCAESPVHENFKQAIVSAGDTSTWVLNKKSSPCIRALKSERTAAIHEAGVMPPDTFQGIQRVYFDGDMEAAPALAGQSVALIDRVKTAEEIISGMVEEFFQITQRLGQMGQSRSFT
- a CDS encoding RcnB family protein — its product is MFYRRLLATAVAATLGLSALPSFAEATGKHGNVIVIQPSQHDRRDNRSERREDRREARQDHRQDRRADRRDDRRDRREDRAERREDRRDDRNDRRYSRDHDRRAPAYYYSARGPEFRRGHHMPSALRSPQYVVVNYQRHHLKAPPRGHQWVQVGADYVLVAVATGLIAHILLSH
- a CDS encoding TerB family tellurite resistance protein, whose protein sequence is MLQHLKDLFQTLLQPDGPTSAADTEHELQLATAVLLVEVMRAEPTLADVERRAILNALKTRFSLPPQEVSRLIEIALDTAKTAYDYQRFTGQLNDHFTQAQKIRVVETMWEVAYADAHLDAHEQHVISKVAGLLHVTHGEYIGAKLRAKETTLPEQSGGPPITSGNTSLPAAS
- a CDS encoding DUF6691 family protein, with protein sequence MTWRQVIAVLVAGALFGFGLALSTMVKPEVVLSFLRFQDLGLALVMGGGVAVTLVGYQLVPRWLKQPLLGGRFQHHASHWNRDTVTGAAVFGVGWGLCGVCPGPAIAGLGTGNWSLLWALLGIAAGAGLQGFRTRA
- a CDS encoding YeeE/YedE thiosulfate transporter family protein codes for the protein MNELSLSLFPLGWQHYLLGGLAIGAGVSLLFVFTGWVGGMSSVFSSTWSYVSMHPYFQQARYTSTRDWRLVYAAGLVLGAALWWWLVSDGTPGSTEVPVWALLIGGFLVGFGARLGNGCTSGHGICGLGSVQWPSLLAVLTFMATAFITANLVAWGLS
- a CDS encoding lipopolysaccharide kinase InaA family protein, whose amino-acid sequence is MHTLDQLRSGALAGAKRLDLSGGLTRLPDEVFDLADTLEVLNLSGNRLTDLPPHMGRLRKLKIVFGSNNLFEHLPESLGECEALQVVGFKATRIRSVSAAALPPALRWLILTDNALEHLPDALGERPALQKLMLAGNRLRALPEGLANANRLELLRLSANRFERLPGWLTQLPRLAWLALSGNPLGWQLAQAEPLQGVSWSELGVFERLGEGASGHIYRVELENGQSRALKLFKGAVTSDGLPEHEIAGSLAAGPHPALCTPVAELQGHPEGTPGMLLPLIPSTHTVLAGPPSMVSCTRDVYAAGFQLSATLALALARQVVGGLAHLHARGVMHGDFYAHNILWNADSGDALLSDMGAATVLPASPPTLRRDFLSLEVRAVGCLLEELVQHVPVDDSDATSLRLLSQAAEACLSLDPAVRPALADLVQPWGV
- a CDS encoding SOS response-associated peptidase family protein → MCTNYTPATPRQLIALGDWAAGVLPEGSWPEETYPGYLAPVVVQGTPGGPQSASACDIRLARFGLIPRWCRDAAHAAMVGRGTYNARTETVTDKPSFRSPWLERRFALVPMQHYFEPCWETGRSVRWRIARADGEPFLVAALHELWTDPLSQEHTHSFTLLTRNADTHPVLQRMHRPADEKRQVCIVSSQDAHDWLDSPADRALPWLMQRDGPELTGTPAPLREDPQAVLPF
- a CDS encoding DUF938 domain-containing protein gives rise to the protein MIDLPSSPAAERNKEPILCALRLHLPAGGRLLEVASGTGQHAAWIGQRLPGWEWQPTEVNSAALPTIAAWTRALQAGNVLAPCLLDVSEPVWPSSDETLASAFQNPFDAVYCANMLHIAPWSACAALMKGAARHLRSGGVLLVYGPFLEADVDTAPGNLAFDTSLRSQNHAWGLRDLEAVKNAAQEAGLHLEHRLNMPANNLLLIFAQA